Proteins from a single region of Bartonella sp. M0283:
- a CDS encoding DUF1989 domain-containing protein produces MAYREAAYRAEEGSALTVDKEFYDRIARSVGPDTLIDEIVIPIRDARAWKVPAGHVFRVKTLEGPQVGDFNIWSSDDPREHMWAARTRQLQRAHVSTYDRLWSNLPFMRPMVTIIEDTLADYGVDEDGGRIHDLLGTRCDPYVNRLLTGKDFNFHCHSNLTRAVLPLGLTEFDVHDVLNIFQCTGLNSDDQYFMKDCPAKPGDHLTFFTEINVLCALSCCPGGDLSVDLWGPDAHDPLETCHPIGIEIHKVDKDLLDGWKQPERSPYAGFHGLKLDSVDWEAQKKQLSGCGC; encoded by the coding sequence ATGGCTTATAGAGAAGCTGCCTACAGAGCCGAAGAAGGATCGGCTCTCACAGTTGATAAAGAATTTTATGACCGTATCGCCCGTTCAGTTGGGCCCGATACGCTCATTGATGAAATTGTTATTCCGATAAGGGATGCACGCGCATGGAAAGTACCGGCCGGCCATGTCTTCCGTGTCAAAACTTTGGAAGGTCCGCAAGTCGGCGATTTTAATATATGGTCATCCGATGACCCGCGTGAACATATGTGGGCAGCACGGACAAGACAATTACAACGCGCTCACGTCAGTACTTATGATCGTTTGTGGTCGAATTTGCCGTTTATGCGCCCGATGGTAACGATTATCGAAGATACATTGGCAGATTACGGGGTTGACGAAGATGGCGGCAGAATTCACGACCTTCTCGGTACACGTTGTGACCCTTATGTAAACAGATTATTGACCGGAAAAGATTTTAACTTTCACTGCCATTCGAATTTGACACGGGCAGTATTGCCGCTTGGTCTGACCGAATTCGATGTCCATGATGTTCTCAATATCTTTCAATGCACCGGTCTCAATAGTGACGACCAGTATTTCATGAAAGATTGTCCGGCAAAACCCGGTGACCATTTGACATTCTTTACAGAAATCAATGTGTTATGTGCGCTTTCCTGCTGCCCGGGAGGAGATCTTTCGGTCGATCTATGGGGACCGGACGCACACGATCCCCTAGAAACATGTCACCCGATCGGTATTGAAATACACAAAGTTGATAAAGATCTTCTTGATGGATGGAAACAGCCGGAACGTTCGCCTTATGCCGGTTTCCACGGATTGAAGCTTGATTCGGTCGATTGGGAAGCACAAAAAAAACAGTTATCAGGCTGCGGTTGTTAA
- the dnaQ gene encoding DNA polymerase III subunit epsilon: MREIIFDTETTGLHKETDRIVEIGCVEMVDRYLTDKTFHVYLNPQGVIIPDEVVAVHGLTNERLKDEPKFEEIADDFLSFIEGATLIAHNANFDLGFLNAELERIHKPLISVDRIIDTLAMARRKFPMGPNSLDALCKRFGIDNSRRTLHGALLDSEILADVYIELIGGKQGALGFDGANADSKSNENDGQSKIVLKTRPEPLPSRLSEEDKAAHDALLAKIGEKAMWSHIKN, translated from the coding sequence ATGAGAGAAATTATTTTTGATACTGAAACAACAGGCCTTCATAAAGAAACAGACCGGATTGTCGAAATCGGCTGTGTGGAGATGGTTGATCGTTATCTCACCGATAAAACATTTCACGTCTATCTCAATCCGCAAGGTGTGATTATTCCTGACGAGGTTGTAGCAGTCCACGGACTTACCAATGAGCGCCTCAAGGACGAGCCTAAATTTGAAGAAATAGCCGATGATTTTCTTTCCTTTATTGAAGGCGCGACATTAATTGCCCATAATGCGAATTTCGACCTTGGATTTTTGAATGCCGAATTGGAGCGTATCCATAAGCCCCTTATCAGTGTTGATCGTATTATTGATACATTGGCAATGGCGCGACGGAAATTTCCGATGGGGCCGAATTCTCTCGATGCATTGTGCAAACGTTTCGGTATCGATAACTCACGTCGGACTCTACATGGTGCTTTGCTCGACTCTGAAATTCTCGCCGATGTTTATATCGAACTGATTGGCGGCAAACAGGGGGCTTTGGGATTTGATGGAGCAAATGCCGACAGCAAATCCAACGAAAATGATGGCCAGAGTAAAATTGTTCTGAAAACTCGCCCTGAGCCATTGCCAAGCCGTTTGAGCGAAGAGGATAAAGCGGCCCATGACGCATTGCTTGCAAAAATCGGTGAAAAAGCCATGTGGAGCCACATAAAAAATTGA
- the coaE gene encoding dephospho-CoA kinase (Dephospho-CoA kinase (CoaE) performs the final step in coenzyme A biosynthesis.) — protein sequence MIILGLTGSIGMGKTTTAGFFEEAGVPVYNADRAVHELYESKPVIENLSRIFPDCLTDGRIDRSKLSKTIVKDPSKLAILEKFIHPLVRRKEKDFVKMHRDRGDPLVVLDIPLLFETGPDGRVDKIAVVSAPLEVQRQRVLARSGWDDEKLNRILSRQISDEKKRKRADFVIDTGKSLDDAREQVKHLIARLILK from the coding sequence ATGATTATCCTCGGGCTTACAGGTTCTATCGGTATGGGAAAAACGACGACAGCCGGCTTTTTTGAAGAAGCCGGTGTTCCGGTTTATAATGCTGACAGGGCTGTTCATGAGCTTTATGAAAGTAAGCCGGTTATTGAAAATTTAAGCCGTATTTTCCCCGACTGTTTGACTGATGGCCGGATAGACCGGTCAAAATTATCAAAAACAATTGTCAAGGATCCGTCAAAACTTGCCATTTTGGAAAAGTTCATTCACCCGCTGGTGCGAAGAAAAGAAAAAGACTTTGTAAAAATGCATCGCGATCGGGGTGACCCGCTCGTTGTTCTTGATATTCCTTTGTTATTTGAAACAGGGCCCGACGGGCGAGTTGACAAAATAGCAGTTGTTTCGGCACCGCTTGAAGTTCAGCGGCAACGTGTACTTGCCCGCAGTGGCTGGGATGATGAAAAATTAAACCGTATTTTGTCGCGTCAGATATCGGACGAAAAAAAGCGAAAGCGTGCCGATTTTGTTATTGATACCGGCAAGAGCCTTGATGATGCCAGAGAACAAGTAAAACATCTGATTGCCCGTTTAATATTGAAATAA
- a CDS encoding shikimate dehydrogenase, which produces MTNIIPEIPHAFVTGYPVGHSLSPQIHRFWLKKYNLAGTYDAVEVKPENFETFINSLQKKGFCGGNVTLPHKEEAFRLSEKKDEAATRIGATNTLWFENNILCASNTDGYGFEANLNDFAPGWGGSAALVIGAGGAARAVIYTLEQRGFENIYLVNRTRSRADKLAGYFGNQVKARNWNDIDDLVPLADLIVNTTSLGMKNNLVVKDSKPFIHLDQAKPSVLVTDIVYTPLMTPILLEAKARNLKYVDGIGMLLHQAVPGFERWFGVRPVVDDELRQEILGKMGQ; this is translated from the coding sequence ATGACAAATATAATACCAGAAATACCCCATGCTTTTGTAACCGGCTATCCGGTCGGACATTCCCTTTCACCACAAATTCATCGCTTTTGGCTCAAAAAATATAACTTGGCCGGAACTTATGATGCAGTCGAGGTGAAACCGGAAAATTTTGAAACATTTATCAATTCGCTGCAAAAAAAAGGTTTTTGCGGTGGCAATGTTACCCTTCCTCATAAAGAAGAAGCCTTTCGTCTTTCTGAAAAAAAAGATGAGGCCGCAACAAGGATAGGAGCTACCAATACATTATGGTTCGAGAATAACATACTTTGTGCAAGCAATACCGATGGTTATGGATTTGAAGCCAATCTTAACGATTTTGCTCCCGGTTGGGGTGGAAGTGCGGCACTTGTCATCGGCGCCGGAGGTGCGGCGCGCGCAGTGATCTATACGCTTGAACAACGTGGGTTTGAGAACATTTATCTTGTAAACCGGACGAGATCACGTGCCGACAAGCTTGCCGGTTATTTTGGCAATCAGGTAAAGGCACGCAATTGGAACGACATTGATGATCTCGTTCCTCTGGCGGATTTAATCGTTAATACGACCTCTCTGGGGATGAAAAATAATCTTGTAGTTAAAGACAGCAAACCGTTTATTCACCTTGATCAGGCGAAGCCGTCGGTTCTCGTGACAGATATTGTTTATACTCCTTTGATGACGCCGATTCTCTTGGAAGCCAAGGCAAGAAACCTCAAATATGTTGATGGAATCGGAATGTTGCTTCATCAGGCTGTACCGGGGTTTGAACGGTGGTTTGGAGTAAGACCTGTTGTGGACGATGAATTACGACAAGAAATACTGGGTAAAATGGGCCAATAA
- a CDS encoding Maf family nucleotide pyrophosphatase — translation MPHKPLILASLSPFRKSILENAGLEFDVEGAKIDERKLEKTLGKITPEELAKELAIKKAEDVSSRFPDALVIGCDQTLELEGNALHKVTNFEGVRDRLVSLSGKTHYLHSGIALAKAGKADWVGLSTATMTVRSLSPDFIDYYIDKTGKDVQSSVGAYQVEGLGIQLFDKIDGDYFTIIGLPLLLLLQKLRETGIIIR, via the coding sequence ATGCCTCATAAACCGCTTATTCTCGCATCTTTAAGCCCGTTCAGAAAATCGATTTTGGAAAATGCCGGTCTCGAATTCGATGTTGAAGGAGCAAAAATAGACGAGCGCAAGCTCGAAAAAACTTTAGGTAAAATCACACCGGAGGAACTCGCCAAAGAATTGGCAATAAAAAAGGCTGAAGACGTTTCCAGCCGGTTTCCCGATGCGCTGGTTATAGGATGCGATCAAACACTCGAGCTTGAAGGAAATGCACTTCATAAAGTGACAAATTTTGAGGGAGTGCGTGATCGTCTTGTCTCTTTATCCGGTAAAACACATTATCTTCATAGCGGCATCGCTTTGGCAAAAGCCGGCAAAGCCGATTGGGTCGGGCTTTCAACGGCGACGATGACTGTCCGTTCATTATCGCCCGATTTTATAGATTATTATATCGATAAAACAGGAAAAGATGTTCAATCAAGTGTTGGTGCCTATCAGGTTGAAGGCTTGGGTATCCAACTATTCGATAAAATAGATGGTGATTATTTTACCATTATCGGTTTACCGCTTTTATTATTGTTGCAGAAATTACGCGAGACAGGAATTATCATTCGATAA
- a CDS encoding pyruvate, water dikinase regulatory protein: MTKEKLDFHLYMISDATGETLLSAGRAVASQYVEARAIEHVYPLIRNEAQLQEVIGQINREPGIVLYTIVDEKIAHLLHSACEKIGVPSVSVLDPVFKAFHSYLRLPANRRASAQHELNANYFKRIEALDYTMDHDDGQLPDGLQNADVILVGISRTSKTPTSIYLANRGIKTANVPLVPGVEPPNQLFLSKKPMIVGLIASADRISQVRQSRNIGGGLTTESYIDRASIAQELNNAKQICMRNNWPIIDVTRRSIEETATAILELYLRDHQI; the protein is encoded by the coding sequence GTGACAAAAGAAAAATTGGACTTTCATTTATATATGATTTCTGATGCGACCGGAGAGACTCTCCTCTCGGCAGGGCGTGCAGTGGCCTCCCAATATGTGGAAGCGCGCGCTATCGAGCATGTTTATCCGCTTATTCGCAATGAAGCCCAGTTGCAGGAAGTAATCGGCCAGATCAACCGTGAGCCGGGAATTGTGCTTTATACGATTGTGGATGAAAAAATCGCACATTTACTGCATTCGGCATGTGAAAAAATAGGTGTGCCTTCGGTTTCTGTTCTTGATCCGGTTTTCAAAGCATTCCATTCCTATTTGCGGTTACCGGCAAATAGGCGCGCCAGTGCCCAGCACGAGCTTAACGCAAATTATTTCAAACGTATCGAGGCGCTCGATTACACAATGGATCATGATGACGGCCAGTTGCCGGACGGCTTACAAAATGCCGATGTGATTCTTGTAGGAATTTCGAGAACATCAAAAACGCCGACAAGTATCTATCTTGCCAATCGCGGTATAAAGACAGCCAATGTACCGCTGGTTCCAGGTGTTGAACCACCGAATCAGCTTTTTCTATCAAAAAAACCTATGATCGTCGGTCTTATCGCTTCTGCCGACCGGATAAGTCAGGTGCGGCAAAGTCGTAACATTGGTGGAGGTCTCACCACCGAAAGCTATATTGACAGGGCAAGTATCGCGCAGGAACTCAATAATGCCAAACAGATTTGCATGCGCAATAATTGGCCGATTATTGATGTTACACGCCGTTCTATCGAAGAAACAGCAACCGCGATTCTTGAGCTCTATTTGCGCGATCATCAAATCTGA
- the hemE gene encoding uroporphyrinogen decarboxylase, which produces MTKKVLEVLSGKTLSPPPIWLMRQAGRFLPEYREVREKAGSFLDLCYNPKLAFEVTMQPIRRFGFDAAILFSDILVVPHALGRNLRFEEKKGPILDPLSVNDIENLNTEKAQERLVPSFETLSLLKNALPHDTTLIGFCGAPWTVATYMIAGHGTPDQAPARLFGFTHPEAMKTLLDLLADVSADYLVNQVKSGAEVLQIFDSWAGVLDEQCFDEYVIYPIKRMVQRIRNVFPTVPIIGFPKGAGALYESFAKKTGVTAISLDWSVPLSFAKKLQKITPLQGNLDPLRLVSGGTALEKGIETILENLGNGPLVFNLGHGITPQTPIKNVERLVKLVRNFNK; this is translated from the coding sequence ATGACAAAAAAAGTTCTTGAAGTTTTAAGTGGTAAAACACTTTCTCCACCACCGATCTGGTTGATGAGACAAGCGGGACGGTTTTTACCCGAATATCGTGAAGTGAGGGAAAAAGCAGGAAGCTTTCTCGATCTTTGCTATAATCCTAAACTTGCTTTTGAAGTCACAATGCAACCGATCAGACGATTCGGTTTTGATGCAGCAATTCTCTTTTCGGATATACTCGTTGTTCCGCATGCTTTAGGAAGGAATTTACGTTTTGAAGAAAAGAAGGGACCAATTCTCGATCCTTTATCGGTAAACGACATTGAAAATTTAAATACCGAAAAGGCTCAGGAAAGACTGGTCCCAAGTTTTGAAACTTTATCTCTTCTCAAAAACGCTTTACCTCACGATACAACACTGATCGGATTTTGTGGCGCACCCTGGACAGTTGCAACCTATATGATTGCCGGACATGGCACTCCGGATCAGGCTCCTGCAAGATTGTTCGGTTTCACTCATCCAGAAGCGATGAAAACTCTTCTTGACCTTCTCGCCGATGTTTCGGCTGACTATCTTGTCAATCAGGTCAAATCGGGAGCTGAAGTTTTACAGATTTTTGATTCCTGGGCAGGTGTTCTTGATGAACAATGTTTTGATGAATATGTTATTTACCCGATCAAGAGGATGGTTCAGCGTATCAGAAACGTCTTCCCAACAGTTCCTATAATCGGTTTTCCGAAAGGTGCCGGTGCCCTTTACGAGAGTTTTGCCAAAAAAACCGGCGTTACAGCCATAAGTCTTGACTGGTCTGTTCCTCTTTCTTTTGCAAAAAAACTTCAAAAAATAACACCCCTACAAGGAAATCTTGATCCATTGCGGCTGGTTTCGGGTGGTACTGCTCTTGAAAAAGGAATAGAGACTATTCTAGAAAATCTTGGGAATGGACCCTTGGTTTTTAATTTGGGGCATGGAATAACACCACAAACGCCTATCAAAAACGTCGAAAGACTGGTCAAACTGGTGAGGAATTTTAACAAATGA
- the hemJ gene encoding protoporphyrinogen oxidase HemJ, with the protein MTNSKTHMTTGTIWLRAIVSLLIVVVVLWGLFHVNPDKYPDSTLWIKSFHVIAIICWMAGMFYLPRLFVYHCQAEVGSKQSETFKIMERRLLRAIINPAMIASWITGLWLAWEVYALQGGWLHLKLLVVVILSGYHGLLSRGVRHFAEDRNNFSEKTWRILNEVPTVLMIIAVIDVIVKPF; encoded by the coding sequence ATGACGAATTCTAAAACGCACATGACAACGGGGACAATCTGGCTTCGCGCCATCGTTTCACTATTGATTGTCGTGGTTGTTTTATGGGGACTGTTTCACGTGAATCCTGATAAATATCCGGATTCGACTTTGTGGATTAAATCTTTTCATGTGATTGCTATTATCTGCTGGATGGCCGGCATGTTTTATCTGCCGCGCTTATTTGTCTATCATTGTCAGGCAGAAGTAGGTTCCAAGCAATCCGAAACGTTCAAAATAATGGAAAGAAGATTGTTGCGGGCAATTATCAATCCTGCAATGATTGCTTCGTGGATTACGGGGCTCTGGTTGGCATGGGAGGTTTATGCACTCCAGGGTGGTTGGCTACATCTGAAACTTCTCGTTGTGGTTATTCTTTCCGGCTATCACGGATTGTTATCTCGCGGGGTTCGCCATTTTGCCGAGGATAGAAATAATTTTTCCGAAAAGACATGGCGTATTTTGAATGAAGTGCCCACGGTACTCATGATCATTGCTGTTATTGACGTCATTGTAAAACCGTTCTGA